In Bordetella genomosp. 11, the sequence CGGCGTGGGACGCCGCCGCGAATTACCTCGATGCATCGCGCAGCGGCGGCGTGGCCGACAACCACACCCAGGCGATCAACATCATGGTGAGCGCGGCGACGGTCGTGGCGGTGGTGGCGGCATTGCAGATCGATATGAACTGGGTGCTGGGTGTCTTTGGCATATGGGCGATCCTGGCTGGCTTGCTGCAACTCGCGACGGCGCTGCGCCGCTGGAAACGCCATGGAGCACAGTGGGCCATGGTGCTCAGCGGCGCGCAGTCCGCATTGGCGGGCGGGTTCTTCATCCGCCAGGCACTATTGCCCGCGGTCCCGAATATCGGCAATATCGCCGGCTACGCAGCCGTGGGCGCCCTCTACTTCCTGATATCGGCTGTCTGGCTGGTCGTGGCCGGGCATCGGCGTGGCGGCAGGCAAGCCGCCTGAAGCAGCCGGGCACCGGCTTGGGCTGGGGAGGGACGATGAACCAGACCGGAGGAAAAGTTGGATCGACACGCCGTATCGCAGATGTCCGAGCAGTTGCGCATCGATGTCGCGGCCGTGCAGGATGTGCCGGGTATTCGCGACATCGTTGCGTCGGCATATTCGAAGTACATCGAACGCATTGGCAAGCTTCCCG encodes:
- a CDS encoding DUF308 domain-containing protein, which produces MNDVSLGSSVHSQESWLKRYYFIRAVFSIAWVAAAFTVAQSSAFVAAVLLVVYPAWDAAANYLDASRSGGVADNHTQAINIMVSAATVVAVVAALQIDMNWVLGVFGIWAILAGLLQLATALRRWKRHGAQWAMVLSGAQSALAGGFFIRQALLPAVPNIGNIAGYAAVGALYFLISAVWLVVAGHRRGGRQAA